Genomic DNA from Oreochromis aureus strain Israel breed Guangdong linkage group 2, ZZ_aureus, whole genome shotgun sequence:
GAGAGCGACACCCGCATTTCTCTTTGAAATTAATCGCAGTTGATGGAGGAACACCGCAGAGATCTGGTACAGTAAATATAGATGTGACTGTGTTAGACGCCAACGACAACGATCCAGTTTTTAATCAATCGGTGTACAAAGCATCTGTtttggaaaatacaaaaacagagaCTAGTATCATTACAGTAAATGCCACAGACGCAGATAGTGGATCAAATGGACAAATTACATACGGTTTGTCCGAAATGAAAGAAAGTGCAGCGGATATTTTTAGAATTGATGAAAACACCGGAACAATTTACGTGTCTGGTCAGATTGACTAcgagaaagacaaaaaatacgAGTTGAGGGTAGAGGCAAAGGATCATGGTGGATTAACTGGGACAAGTAAAGTTATATTTGATGTTATTGATGTTAATGATAATGCTCCTATTATAAATGTAATGTCATTTTCTAGTCCCCTGTCAGAGGATGCCCGACCTGGTACAACCATAGCcgttttaaatataaaagacGCAGATTCTGAGAGAAATGGACAAATTAAATGTTCGATTGATGGTAAACTTCCCTTTAAAATTGAAACATCTCTGACCAACTATTACAATTTGGTCTCAGATCAACACTTTGACAGAGAATCCATCTCAGAATATAACATAACAATTACAGCCACCGATTTTGGGTCTCCCCCTCTGTCTAGTTCAACAAAATTGCATCTAAAAATCTCTGACGTCAACGACAACGCACCATTATTTGATAAAAACAGCTATACTGCTTATATCACAGAGAATAACTCTCCTGGATTTTCCATATTTACTGTGAGTGCGCGGGACTCTGATTGGAATCAAAACGCTAGGATCTCATATCTTTTAGAGGAACAACAGGTCAGTGGGAGTCCAGTTTCTACTTATGTGtctttaaactctgaaactggaGTTCTTAGTGCGGTTCGCTCCTTTGATTATGAGCAAATCAAACACATTGCGTTAGTAATTAAAGCACAAGATGGAGGCTCTCCTCCACTTAGCAGCAACGTGACTGTGAAAATGATAATCCAAGACCAGAACGACAACCCCCCTCAGGTTCTGTACCCAGTCCAAACTGGTGGCTCTCTGGTGGCTGAAATGGTTCCTCGTTCAGCAGATATGGGCTATCTGGTGACTAAAGTGGTGGCTGTTGATGTGGACTCTGGACAGAATGCCTGGCTCTCCTATAAACTGCAGAAAGCCACAGACAGGGCGCTGTTTGAAGTGGGCTTACAGaatggagaaatcagaactatcCGCCAAGTCACGGATAAAGATGCTGTCAAACAAAGACTGACAGTTATAGTGGAGGACAACGGGCAGCCCTCTCGTTCAGCTACAGTCATTGTTAACGTGGCGGTGGCGGACAGCTTCCCTGAAGTTCTGTCGGAGTTCACTGAATTGACACACGACAAGGAGTACAATGACAACCTGACTTTTTACTTAGTCTTGGCTCTGGCTGTGGTTTCCTTCCTCTTCATCACGTGTTTAGTGGTTATTATATCAGTCAAAATCTACAGGTGGAGACAGTCTCGCATCCTGTACCACTCCAACCTGCCTGTCATTCCATATTATCCACCACGTTACTCAGACACTTTGGGGACAGGGACTCTCCCCCATGTGTACAATTACGAAGTGTGCAGGACGACTGACTCCAGAAAGAGTGACTGTAAGTTCGGCAGAGCTGGTAGTCAGAACGTGCTGATAATGGACCCCAGTTGTACAGGAACGATGCAGCGGATACAGAGTGAAAAGAGCATCCTGGATGAACCAGACTCTCCTCTAGAGGTCAGTCAAAGgatatttgtgtatttattctCCTTCTTTGTTTGATTGCTCTGATGAAAAGCTTCGCAGCATTACACATTTCTCAGCACCAAGGACAGCGTCTCAGTTTTCCTCTGCATATAGGTAGGCCTTTAAAGCTTCTCTAAAAGTTCTTACATAgttaatttttaaaagaaagttcTCCCTAAAAGTCCCTAATAGTTTCCAGTATTTCATAAACAGAAGCTTTGTTGGGTAAAAGATTATTGATCATACTCCAGGTGTTTGTGCAATGTTTTGTGCTTGCTTATTGCATCCTCATAAGACGATAAAGAAGACATTGTCAAAGTAAAATactaaaaagaagcagaaataaGTCAGCCACGTATTTCTGAAGAGCAACGTTATTTTCCTGAAGcctgcaaagaaacaaaaaaaaattatattttctaTCACTCATCTCGACATCTTAATCTGTTTAATTATGCTGATATTGTTATTTACTCTTTCTAAGATTTTAAAGCCAGGGAATTATTTTAGTTTCCAGTTATCATGATATTTCTTTTCTGAGAGTAGGAGTTCTATTCGAGTGATTTTGTTCCCCTGGTTCTCGGCACTGTTGTTCTGCTGGTAGATAATGTAATTGAAACTTCTCTTGTTTGCGGTAGATCGTTCTCAATTTAACTTTTCCACTCACTATTAGTTGTATACACTCTTCagtgaaaaattattttattaataaaagtaatttcatATTGATCCCCACGGCTTAGATCGTTGTCACAAAGATTCAAGTCTCGTGTGATTTCTACCTTTTAGACTCTAAGGGACGCTGTTGGCCGCtgaaatattttctctgttaTGTTGTCATTCAGTCCATCCTCTCAGAGATCACACGGTGAGGAAGGCTATCTGTGTTTTGCCGAGGGTTCATGTGAACGAAGTCTCACAGATTTCCATTTAACGCTTGAGAACAATTTTATAGGCCAACCAGCTGCTGGTATACTAGGGTCTTTTTGTTACTGCCTAAAGAGAcaaatctttctttctttgtgtcttttttgtcTGAGTAATGGCGCCTGTAAGATGTCTACCTTACATGTCACCAGGATGGCGATCATTTTGTGGAGTACGACGTCGCATACGATCGCTTCTGTTGCTGCTTCTTGCGGTTAACATGGTAGGTGGTCAGATTCGGTATTCTATACCTGAGGAGATGAAGAAAGGCTCTGTTATCGGTAATGTGGCGCAGGATCTTGGCTTGGATCTGAAAAGGCTCCGCTCAGGGCGGGCCCGTATCGTAACCGGAGAAAACGTTCACTACACCGAGCTGCAGAAAGACAAAGGGATTCTGGTCGTGAATGAGAGAATAGATCGAGAGCAGCTTTGTGGGGACGTAACGCCGTGTAGTTTCAGCTTCGAAATGATTTTGGAAAACCCGATGGAACTACACAGAATAACTGTCGAGGTTTTGGATATAAATGATCACGCACCTGTCTTCCCAAACAAAGATAAACCCATCAGTTTTGAAATAAGCGAATCAGCTGCAGTTGGAGTGCGTTTTCCTCTCCAGAGCGCGGAGGATCTAGATGTAGGCCAAAGCGCTCTGCAAAATTATATTCTGTCCCCAAACGACaattttatattaaaacaaCATTCAAATCCAGATGGTGGTAAATATGTTGAAATGGTGCTCCAGAAACCTTTAGACAGAGAGCGACACCCGCATTTCTCTTTGAAATTAATCGCAATTGATGGAGGAACACCGCAGAGATCTGGTACAGTAAATATAGATGTGACTGTGTTAGACGCCAACGACAATATTCCAGTTTTTAATCAATCAGTGTACAAAGCGTCTGTTttggaaaacacaaaaacagggaCTAGTATCATTACAGTAAATGCCACAGACGCAGACAGTGGATTATATGGACACATTACATACGGTTTGtccaaaatgaaagaaagtgtAGCAGAAATATTTACGATTGATGAAAACACTGGAACAATTTACGTGTCTGGTCAGATAGATTATGAAAAATACCGAAAATACGAGTTGAGGGTAGAGGCAAAGGATCATGGTGGACTAACTGGGACAAGTAAAGTTATATTTGATGTTATTGATGTTAATGATAATGCTCCTATTATAAATGTAATGTCATTTTCTAGTCCCCTGTCAGAGGATGCAACTCCCGGGACAACTATTGCAATCTTGAATATAAAAGACACAGATTCTGAGAGAAATGGGCAAATTAAATGTTCGATTGATGGTAAACTTCCCTTTAAAATCGAATCATCTCTGACAAATTATTACAATTTGGTCTCAGATCAACACTTTGACAGAGAATCCGTCTCAGAATATAACATAACAATTACAGCCACCGATTTTGGGTCTCCCCCTCTGTCTAGTTCAACAAAATTGCATCTAAAAATCTCTGACGTCAACGACAACGCACCATTATTTGATAAAAACAGCTATACTGCTTATATCACAGAGAATAACTCTCCTGGATTTTCCATATTTACTGTGAGTGCGCGGGACTCTGATTGGAATCAAAACGCTAGAATCTCATATCTTTTAGAGGAAAAACAGATCAGTGGGAGTCCAGTTTCTACTTATGTGtctttaaactctgaaactggaGTTCTTAGCGCGGTTCGCACCTTTGATTATGAGCAAATCAAACAGTTTGAGTTAGTAATTAAAGCACAAGATGGAGGCTCTCCTCCACTCAGTAGCAACGTGACTGTGAAAATAATGATCCAAGACCAGAACGACAACCCCCCTCAGGTTCTGTACCCAGTCCAGACTGGTGGCTCTCTGGTGGCTGAAATGGTGCCACGTTCAGCAGATGTGGGCTATCTGGTGACTAAAGTGGTGGCTGTTGATGTGGACTCTGGACAGAATGCCTGGCTCTCCTATAAACTGCAGAAAGCCACAGACAGGGCCCTGTTTGAAGTGGGCTTACAGaatggagaaatcagaactatcCGCCAAGTCACTGATAAAGATGCTGTCAAACAAAGACTGACTGTTATAGTGGAGGACAATGGACAGCCCTCTCGTTCAGCTACAGTCATTGTTAACGTGGCGGTGGCAGACAGCTTCCCTGAAGTGCTGTCGGAGTTCACTGAGTTGACACACGACAAGGAGTACAATGACAACCTGACTTTTTACTTAGTCTTGGCTCTGGCTGTGGTTTCCTTCCTCTTCATCACGTGTTTAGTGGTTATTATATCAGTCAAAATCTACAGGTGGAGACAGTCTCGCATCTTGTATCACTCCAGCCTGCCTGTCATTCCATATTATCCACCACGTTACTCAGACACTTTGGGGACAGGGACTCTGCCACATGTGTACAATTACGAGGTGTGCAGGACGACTGACTCCAGAAAGAGTGACTGTAAGTTCGGCAGAGCTGGTAGTCAGAACGTGCTGATAATGGACCCCAGCTCTACAGGAACGATGCAGCGGATACAGAGTGAAAAGAGCATCCTGGATGAACCAGACTCTCCTCTAGAGGTCAGTCAAAGGATATTTCTATATTTCTTCTCGTTCTTTATTTAATTACTCTGATGAAAAGCTTGGCAGCATTACACATTTCTCAGCACCAAGGACAGCGTCCCAGTTTTCCTCTGCATATAGGTAGGCGTATAAAGCTTCTGTAAAAGGTCTTACATAGTTAATTTTTAAAGGAATGTCCTCTTATAAAGTCCCTAATAGTTTCCAGTTGTTTTTTATATCCAAAGTCTTTGTTTATAGAGTATTGATGATCACACTCCAAGTGTTTGTGCAATGTTTCCTGGCAGTGTTTTACTTGCTTACCATTCGCTTGCCATAGTTATCAAGATATTTCAAGGGGACCCTGGAAAGGTAAAATATTAACACAAAGTAGAAAGAAGGTATGTGTTTCTTAAAAGCATTCTTACTTTCTTGTGGAGTCCATATGCTCATCCAAAGTCTATTCAATTACTCGACTCATTCATACCGACTTATTTTATAGTGCTTATGCTTTCGATGCTGTCTGAGTCGCCGTATGACTTTGCATTCACTGACTTATGTCAGAATCATATAATCATTACATTAGGACTTATACATCTATAGTTTCCTCTAAAGCAACACTtctatttaatttcattttcgtttgtttttgtttttttcttcctgtgtgaGTCACGGTAGTGTTGGTGTGGCGTTTAAAAATTCTGTTGAAACTGCGGTTTCTGTTAGGTCGTCCTTTCAAATTCTCCTactattttgttgttgttgttatctaTATATATTCTTACTTGAAAAATGTCTTCATTAAGCAGAATGGtgacaataaaagaaattaaacatgccccccccccccacacacacacacacactaacacgcacacacatcacacacacacttacagtcATAACAGTTGTTTAATATTCATTTGTCAAATCTCGTATGATTTCCACCTTTTAGACTGTAAGGGACGCTGTTGGCCAGTAAAATATTTTCGATCTTGCGTTGCTCTTCAGTTCATCCCACCAGTAATCATGCAGTGAAGTGGGCGCTCTGTGTTTTGTCGATAGATCGTATGAACAAGGTCTCTCAGAGTTACATTTACGGCTTGAATTAAATGTAATTTGGACGCTGATATACCGggagcttttttgttttctaattCCTAAGGAGatatatctttttatttttaattttctttttcttttttgtctgagTGATGGCGACTGTAAGGCGTCAAACCCGCGTCCCATCAAAATGGGAATCATTTTCTGGAGTACGACGTCACATAGGAATGCTCCTGTTGCTGCTTCTTGCGGTTAACATGGTAGGTGGTCAGATTCGGTATTCTATACCTGAGGAGATGAAGAAAGGCTCTGTTATCGGTAATGTGGCGCAGGATCTTGGCTTGGATCTGAAAAGGCTCCGCTCAGGGCGGGCCCGTATCGTGACCGGAGAAAACGTTCACTACACCGAGCTGCAGAAAGACAAAGGGATTCTGGTCGTGAATGAGAGAATAGACCGAGAGCAGCTTTGTGGGGACGTAACGCCGTGTAGTTTCAGCTTTGAGATGATTTTGGAAAACCCGATGGAACTACATAGAATAACTGTCGAGGTTTTGGATATAAATGATCACGCACCTGTCTTCCCAAACAAAGATAAACCCATCAGTTTTGAAATAAGCGAATCAGCTGCAGTTGGAGTGCGTTTCCCTCTGCAGAGCGCGCAGGATCTAGATGTAGGCCAAAACGCACTGCAAAATTATATTCTGTCCCCAAACGACaattttatattaaaacaaCATTCAAATCCAGATGGAAGAAAATATGTTGAAATGGTTCTCCAGAAACCTTTAGACAGAGAGCGACACCCGCATTTCTCTTTGAAATTAATCGCAGTTGATGGAGGAACACCGCAGAGATCTGGTACAGTAAATATAGATGTGACTGTGTTAGACGCCAACGACAACGATCCAGTTTTTAATCAATCGGTGTACAAAGCATCTGTTTTGGAAAACACGAAAACAGGCACTAGTATCATTACAGTAAATGCAACAGACGCAGATAGTGGATCATATGGACACATTACATACGGTTTATCCGAAATGAAAGAAAGTGCAGGGGATATATTTAGAATTGATGAAAACACCGGAACAATTTACGTGTCTGGTCAGATTGACTAcgagaaagacaaaaaatatgAGTTGAGGGTAGAGGCAAAGGATCACGGTGGACTAACTGGGACAAGTAAAGTTATATTTGATGTTATTGATGTTAATGATAATGCTCCTATTATAAATGTAATGTCATTTTCTAGTCCCCTGTCAGAAGATTCCCGACCTGGTACAACAATTGCAATTTTGAATATAAAAGACACAGATTCTGAGAGAAATGGACAAATTAAATGTTCGATTGATGGTAAACTTCCCTTTAAAATCGAATCATCTCTGACAAATTATTACAATTTGGTCTCAGATCAACACTTTGACAGAGAATCCGTCTCAGAATATAACATAACAATTACAGCCACCGATTTTGGGTCTCCCCCTCTGTCTAGTTCAACAAAATTGCATCTAAAAATCTCTGACGTCAACGACAACGCACCATTATTTGATAAAAACAGCTATACTCCTTATATCACAGAGAATAACTCTCCTGGATTTTCCATATTTACTGTGAGTGCGCGGGACTCTGATTGGAATCAAAACGCTAGAATCTCATATCTTTTAGAGGAAAAACAGGTCAGTGGGAGTCCAGTTTCTACTTATGTGtctttaaactctgaaactggaGTTCTTAGCGCGGTTCGCACCTTTGATTATGAGCAAATCAAACAGTTTGAGTTAGTAATTAAAGCACAAGATGGAGGCTCTCCTCCACTCAGTAGCAACGTGACTGTGAAAATAATGATCCAAGACCAGAACGACAACCCCCCTCAGGTTCTGTACCCAGTCCAGACTGGTGGCTCTCTGGTGGCTGAAATGGTGCCACGTTCAGCAGATGTGGGCTATCTGGTGACTAAAGTGGTGGCTGTTGATGTGGACTCTGGACAGAATGCCTGGCTCTCCTATAAACTACAGAAAGCCACAGACAGGGCGCTGTTTGAAGTGGGCTTACAGaatggagaaatcagaactatcCGCCAAGTCACTGATAAAGATGCTGTCAAACAAAGACTGACTGTTATAGTGGAGGACAACGGGCAGCCCTCTCGTTCAGCTACAGTCATTGTTAACGTGGTGGTGGCGGACAGCTTCCCTGAAGTTCTGTCGGAGTTCACTGAGTTGACACACGACAAGGAGTACAATGACAACCTGACTTTTTACTTAGTCTTGGCTCTGGCTGTGGTTTCCTTCCTCTTCATCACGTGTTTAGTGGTTATTATATCAGTCAAAATCTACAGGTGGAGACAGTCTCGCATCCTGTATCACTCCAACCTGCCTGTCATTCCATATTATCCACCACGTTACTCAGACACTTTGGGGACAGGGACTCTGCCACATGTGTACAATTACGAGGTGTGCAGGACGACTGACTCCAGAAAGAGTGACGTGAAATATATGCAACCGATGAGTCAAAGTTTAGTGAGTGTGGATGGAGTTGTAGACGATGTACCACAAGTGGATAAGCAACTGTCAGGCAACTGTTCCCAAATGCCTACTTTGGTGAGTGATAATCTAATCTTTTCTGTTCCATTTTCCCGTTCTCAGCACGCACCTTTAACCTTCTATGACCCGAACTCATTCATGGCATGCatgtttaatttctctttgctgtttgagctgattgggacctgatgaatataaaaacaaagaatcatCTTTTTACATGATGtagtttctgagaaaaatgataTCCACATACGAGGACAttcgttttaaattttgatagaacactATTAAGTCACAACTGAGTAATGTGCAAAACTCGTTATTTGGTGTCTGACCACAGCAGTATTTTTCctgagtacaaaaacaaaatgagaaacaacAATTGTGCCCCTTTGAGCAATATAGCTCACTGGAAGTGCTGTTAACAGTTCCAGGAAGACGTATGTCTGTAACAAAGTATGGATAAAAATATCAgacccttgtagagcaaaatttagtattgtggtctagacaacccaaaatgtgatgttcaCATATATAGACGCCatgtcctaggaggttaaatgtTGGTGAAAGTTTATCAAAAGCCACTTAGTGTAGCTGTCTGCCTTTGTTCCCCCCCATAATATTCTCTGATTTCTaacttatttttatatttcttttaaacCACCATGAGCAACATCTTTATTGCACCTTTGTATTACTTTGATGTTCTACATTTTTGTGGTATTTATATCTCTGTTTGACTGCTCAGACTtacttttacctttttttttattaaatcgTACTCAAAATCTCATCTTTTTCCAGGTTTTGAATGTATTATACTTTCATCTTTATAATCTGACTTATTAGATATAATAACAACATAATTGCACCAGTAGCAGTTCTActcatttgttatttttgtatttaagaATAATATAAGAATCATCATTTTAAGTTCATcttattatacatttttttaaagtattattATTTGCAGAAGAATTTGCTTTATATTACTCGTTGTTACTGACTATGGACTCTAAGGGACGCTGTTGGTTAACTCACATATTTTGTAACCTATTATGTCAGGATCCTCTCCCTTTTCTCCCTGCTTCCAAAAGAAAGGGTGTTAACGTTCATTATATAGGTGGCAGTGGAATAGAATAGATGtctttcattttactttaactgaatgaaaaaaaaaaattaggctGTCTTTGCATATTCAgttcttttttcctgaataAGAATCATACAAAGATCGATTTCTTTTAATATGGATTGTGGATATAAAACCTACGCCCTGTGTGTAAAATGGCGCTTTTCCTGCAAAGGCAATTGGCAGATTCTGTTCTTCATGTTTTATATGATCCATATGGTCACTGGACACATTCGATACTCTATCCcagaggagatgaagaaagGCTCGCTCATCGGTAATGTAGCACAGGACCTTGGTTTGGATCTCAAAAGGCTCCATTCAGGTCGGCCCCGTATCGCGACCGGCGACAGCATCCAGTACACCGAGCTGCAGACAGACAAAGGGATTTTAGTCGTCAAAGAGAGAATAGACCGAGAGCAGCTCTGTGGAGACACAACCCCGTGCAGTTTCAGCTTTGAAGTGATTTTAGAAAATCCTATGGAGCTACACCAAATCACAGTTGAAATAACGGATATAAACGACCATTCGCCAACCTTCAAACGAAAGAGTATCAATTTTGAAATCAGCGAATCAGCCAGTACTGGCGCTCGTTTCCCTTTGACGATGGCAGAAGATCCAGATGTGGGTGTTAACGGACTTAGGGAGTATTTTCTGGCCGAGAATGACAATTTTGTTCTTAAACAAAACTCGAATGCAGACGGGAAAAAATACGCAGAGTTGGTGCTTCAGAAACCGCTGGACAGGGAGACAAATCCTAATGTGTCTCTAAAGCTAATAGCTGTAGATGGTGGGACTCCGCAGAAATCCGGTACAGTAAATATCGATATAACTGTTCTCGATGTAAATGATAATGCTCCAGTATTCAATCAATCTGTATATAAAGCCACAGTCATGGAAAATTCTCCCCGAGATACTTACGTTATCACTGTTAATGCCAGTGACGCAGATTTCGGATCAAACGCTATTGCAAGTTATATTTTTTCAGATCTCAACAGTGGTCTCAATGATGTATTCATAATTAACGAAAAAACTGGTGTCATTTCAATAACAGGCTCTATTgattatgaaaaaaacaaaaaatacgaACTTCGAATCGAGGCAAAAGATCAGGGAGGTTTAACAGATTCAAGCAAAGTGATAATTGAAGTAACTGATGTTAATGATAACGTCCCTATCATAAGTGTTATGTCATTCACTAGTCCCGTGTCCGAGGACTCTCCTCCTGGTACCACTATTGGCATCATAAATGTAAAAGATCTGGACTCGGGTGATAACGGACAAGTAAACTGTAGAATAGAACAAAACGCGCCTTTCAAAATTAAATCTAATTTAAGAAATTACTATACGTTGGTAACAGATACTGTATTAGATCGTGAAAGCGTTTCAGAATATAACATCACAGTTGTTGCGACAGATGCAGGAATACCTCCTCTTTCAACAAAAAGAACCTTTCATTTAAAGGTCTCTGACGTGAACGATAATGCTCCAGTGTTTTCTCAAAGTGTTTACAATACGTTTATCATAGAGAATAACTCTCCAGGCATTTCTGTTCTCACTCTCGGGGCTAAAGATCCCGATGAAAACCAAAACGCCCGGATATCTTATATACTGGAGAAGACTAATATTGGTGGAGCTCCAGTTTCTgaatatgtttcagtaaatgCAGAAAGCGGAATCGTGCACGCTGTGCGCTCATTTGATTATGAACAAATCAAACAGCTGGTTTTTATTGTCAAGGCGCAAGATGGAGGCTCCCCTCCTCTCAGTAACAATGTGACTGTGAAACTGATAGTTCAGGACCAGAACGACAACCCCCCTCAGGTTCTGTACCCAGTCCAGACTGGTGGCTCTCTGGTGGCTGAAATGGTGCCTCGTTCAGCAGATGTGGGCTATCTGGTGACGAAAGTGGTGGCTGTTGATGTGGACTCTGGACAGAATGCCTGGCTCTCCTATAAACTGCAGAAAGCCACAGACAGGGCCCTGTTTGAAGTGGGCTTACAGaatggagaaatcagaactatcCGCCAAGTCACGGATAAAGATGCTGTCAAGCAAAGACTGACTGTTATAGTGGAGGACAACGGGCAGCCCTCTCGTTCAGTTACAGTCATTGTTAACGTGGCGGTGGCCGACAGCTTCCCTGAAGTGTTGTCGGAGTTCACTGAGTTGACCCACGACAAGGAGTACAATGAGAACCTGACTTTTTACTTAGTCTTGGCTCTGGCTGTGGTTTCCTTTCTCTTCATCACGTGTTTAGTGGTTATTATATCAGTCAAAATCTACAGGTGGAGACAGTCTCGCATCTTGTATCACTCCAACCTGCCTGTCATTCCATATTATCCACCACGTTACTCAGACACTTTGGGGACAGGCACTCTGCCACATGTGTACAATTACGAGGTGTGCAGGACGACTGACTCCAGAAAGAGTGACTGTAAGTTCGGCAGAGCTGGTAGTCAGAACGTGCTGATAATGGACCCCAGTTGTACAGGAACGATGCAGCGGATACAGAGTGAAAAGAGCATCCTGGATGAACCAGACTCTCCTCTACAGGTCAGTCAGAGGATATTTCTATATTTATTCTCGTTCTTTACCTAATTACTCTGATGAAAAGCTTCGCAGCTTTATGCATTTCTCAGCACCAAGGACAGCGTCTCAGTTTTCCTCTGCATATAGGTAGGCCTACAAAGCTTCTGTAAAAGGTCTTACATAGTTACTTTTAAAAGGAATGTCCTCTTATAAAGTCACTGatagtttccattttcttttttttatatccaaatgtctttgtttatagAGTATTGATGATCACacttaaagtgtttgtgcaatGTTTCCTGGCATTGTTTTACTTGCTTACCATTCGCTTGCCATAGTTATGAAGATATTTCAAAGGGACCCTGGAAAGgtaaaatattaacaaaagtATAAAGAAGGTATGTGTTTCTTAAAAGCATTCTTACTTTCTTGTGGAGTCCATATGCTTATCCAATGTCTATTCAATTACTCGACTCTTTCATACCGACTTATTTTATAGTACTTATGCTTTCGATGCTGCCTGAGTCACCGTAAGACTTTGCATTCACTGAATTATGTCAGAATCAGATAATCATTACATTAGGACTTATACATCTATAGTTTCATCTAAGGCAACACTtctatttaatttcattttcgtttgttttgtttgttttgtttttcctgtctgAGTCCCGGTATTGTTGGTCTGGACTCTGGCGTTTAAAAATCTGTGGAAACGTCGGTTTCTGTTCGGTCGGTCGTTTCAAATTCTCTTAGTATTTTGTAGTTGTTGATATTGTTATCTATATATATTCTTACTTGAAAAATGTCTTCATTAAGCAGAATGGTGACAATAAGAGAAATTAAATATTACCCCCACAGTCAGTT
This window encodes:
- the LOC116336095 gene encoding protocadherin gamma-A3-like, encoding MATLRCLSCVSQWRSLCGVRRHIGMLLLLLLAVNMVGGQIRYSIPEEMKKGSVIGNVAQDLGLDLKRLRSGRARIVTGENVHYTELQKDKGILVVNERIDREQLCGDVTPCSFSFEMILENPIELHRITVEVLDINDHAPVFPNKDKPISFEISESAAVGVRFPLQSAQDLDVGQNALQNYILSPNDNFILKQHSNPDGRKYVEMVLQKPLDRERHPHFSLKLIAVDGGTPQRSGTVNIDVTVLDANDNDPVFNQSVYKASVLENTKTETSIITVNATDADSGSNGQITYGLSEMKESAADIFRIDENTGTIYVSGQIDYEKDKKYELRVEAKDHGGLTGTSKVIFDVIDVNDNAPIINVMSFSSPLSEDARPGTTIAVLNIKDADSERNGQIKCSIDGKLPFKIETSLTNYYNLVSDQHFDRESISEYNITITATDFGSPPLSSSTKLHLKISDVNDNAPLFDKNSYTAYITENNSPGFSIFTVSARDSDWNQNARISYLLEEQQVSGSPVSTYVSLNSETGVLSAVRSFDYEQIKHIALVIKAQDGGSPPLSSNVTVKMIIQDQNDNPPQVLYPVQTGGSLVAEMVPRSADMGYLVTKVVAVDVDSGQNAWLSYKLQKATDRALFEVGLQNGEIRTIRQVTDKDAVKQRLTVIVEDNGQPSRSATVIVNVAVADSFPEVLSEFTELTHDKEYNDNLTFYLVLALAVVSFLFITCLVVIISVKIYRWRQSRILYHSNLPVIPYYPPRYSDTLGTGTLPHVYNYEVCRTTDSRKSDCKFGRAGSQNVLIMDPSCTGTMQRIQSEKSILDEPDSPLESILSEITR
- the LOC120443597 gene encoding protocadherin beta-16-like; this encodes MATVRRQTRVPSKWESFSGVRRHIGMLLLLLLAVNMVGGQIRYSIPEEMKKGSVIGNVAQDLGLDLKRLRSGRARIVTGENVHYTELQKDKGILVVNERIDREQLCGDVTPCSFSFEMILENPMELHRITVEVLDINDHAPVFPNKDKPISFEISESAAVGVRFPLQSAQDLDVGQNALQNYILSPNDNFILKQHSNPDGRKYVEMVLQKPLDRERHPHFSLKLIAVDGGTPQRSGTVNIDVTVLDANDNDPVFNQSVYKASVLENTKTGTSIITVNATDADSGSYGHITYGLSEMKESAGDIFRIDENTGTIYVSGQIDYEKDKKYELRVEAKDHGGLTGTSKVIFDVIDVNDNAPIINVMSFSSPLSEDSRPGTTIAILNIKDTDSERNGQIKCSIDGKLPFKIESSLTNYYNLVSDQHFDRESVSEYNITITATDFGSPPLSSSTKLHLKISDVNDNAPLFDKNSYTPYITENNSPGFSIFTVSARDSDWNQNARISYLLEEKQVSGSPVSTYVSLNSETGVLSAVRTFDYEQIKQFELVIKAQDGGSPPLSSNVTVKIMIQDQNDNPPQVLYPVQTGGSLVAEMVPRSADVGYLVTKVVAVDVDSGQNAWLSYKLQKATDRALFEVGLQNGEIRTIRQVTDKDAVKQRLTVIVEDNGQPSRSATVIVNVVVADSFPEVLSEFTELTHDKEYNDNLTFYLVLALAVVSFLFITCLVVIISVKIYRWRQSRILYHSNLPVIPYYPPRYSDTLGTGTLPHVYNYEVCRTTDSRKSDVKYMQPMSQSLVSVDGVVDDVPQVDKQLSGNCSQMPTLVSDNLIFSVPFSRSQF
- the LOC116336025 gene encoding protocadherin beta-16-like; the encoded protein is MAPVRCLPYMSPGWRSFCGVRRRIRSLLLLLLAVNMVGGQIRYSIPEEMKKGSVIGNVAQDLGLDLKRLRSGRARIVTGENVHYTELQKDKGILVVNERIDREQLCGDVTPCSFSFEMILENPMELHRITVEVLDINDHAPVFPNKDKPISFEISESAAVGVRFPLQSAEDLDVGQSALQNYILSPNDNFILKQHSNPDGGKYVEMVLQKPLDRERHPHFSLKLIAIDGGTPQRSGTVNIDVTVLDANDNIPVFNQSVYKASVLENTKTGTSIITVNATDADSGLYGHITYGLSKMKESVAEIFTIDENTGTIYVSGQIDYEKYRKYELRVEAKDHGGLTGTSKVIFDVIDVNDNAPIINVMSFSSPLSEDATPGTTIAILNIKDTDSERNGQIKCSIDGKLPFKIESSLTNYYNLVSDQHFDRESVSEYNITITATDFGSPPLSSSTKLHLKISDVNDNAPLFDKNSYTAYITENNSPGFSIFTVSARDSDWNQNARISYLLEEKQISGSPVSTYVSLNSETGVLSAVRTFDYEQIKQFELVIKAQDGGSPPLSSNVTVKIMIQDQNDNPPQVLYPVQTGGSLVAEMVPRSADVGYLVTKVVAVDVDSGQNAWLSYKLQKATDRALFEVGLQNGEIRTIRQVTDKDAVKQRLTVIVEDNGQPSRSATVIVNVAVADSFPEVLSEFTELTHDKEYNDNLTFYLVLALAVVSFLFITCLVVIISVKIYRWRQSRILYHSSLPVIPYYPPRYSDTLGTGTLPHVYNYEVCRTTDSRKSDCKFGRAGSQNVLIMDPSSTGTMQRIQSEKSILDEPDSPLEFIPPVIMQ